One genomic segment of Arachis duranensis cultivar V14167 chromosome 4, aradu.V14167.gnm2.J7QH, whole genome shotgun sequence includes these proteins:
- the LOC107484864 gene encoding uncharacterized protein LOC107484864 translates to MGAKKTSNDESLFSHSRITKLSVVIYALIFVVIILFNSDRNINSSSSSGSSSDSTDSSTNQNQTSKSSDETNDTLSSNSAKANNGVNSHSFNMEPNTQGEVDYEENEDLMIPLPQMTKPQRIAWFRSQLPKLQMLKSRNDSSFHARVSNFFTQNCSTRFYAIWLSPAKFFGQREFMTMDTLLKVHPQGCLLILSSSMDSVLGYRILKPLIDRGLKVLAIAPDLPVLVLNTPAESWLEELKSGNKDPGTVPLFNNLSNLIRLAVLYKYGGVYLDIDLIFLKDLSSLRNAIGAQNMDPVTKKWLRLNNAVMVFDKKHPILLDFIEEFAQTFDGNRWGHNGPYMVSRVVGRVGNTPGYDITILPPKAFYPVDWNKIPEYYKKPEDENGSIWVENKVRELMYGVGTYTLHLWNKRTRKLDIEDGSVMARLFTDHCVVCYGVTRN, encoded by the coding sequence ATGGGTGCTAAGAAAACCTCCAATGATGAGAGTTTATTCAGTCATAGCCGCATTACAAAATTATCCGTTGTAATCTATGCCTTGATATTTGTTGTTATTATCCTCTTCAATTCTGATCGAAATATCAATTCGTCGTCTTCTTCTGGTTCTTCATCAGATTCAACTGATAGTTCCACAAACCAAAATCAAACTTCTAAGTCTAGTGATGAAACAAACGACACATTGTCATCAAATTCTGCAAAGGCTAATAATGGTGTAAATTCTCATAGTTTCAACATGGAGCCAAATACGCAAGGAGAGGTAGATtatgaagaaaatgaagatctTATGATTCCATTGCCACAAATGACAAAGCCACAAAGAATTGCATGGTTTAGGTCACAGCTTCCTAAGCTTCAAATGCTAAAATCAAGAAATGACTCTTCATTCCATGCAAGAGTCTCTAATTTCTTCACCCAAAATTGCTCAACGCGCTTTTACGCCATATGGCTTTCGCCGGCGAAATTCTTCGGCCAGAGGGAGTTCATGACTATGGACACCCTTCTTAAGGTCCACCCTCAAGGTTGCTTGCTGATCCTATCAAGCTCAATGGATTCGGTACTCGGGTATCGGATCCTGAAGCCTTTGATAGATCGCGGGCTTAAAGTACTCGCGATTGCACCTGATTTGCCGGTTCTGGTCTTGAACACCCCTGCTGAATCTTGGCTCGAAGAGCTAAAGAGCGGCAACAAGGACCCCGGAACCGTCCCGTTGTTCAATAACCTCTCCAACTTGATTCGCCTCGCCGTACTTTACAAGTACGGCGGCGTTTACTTGGACATAGATTTGATTTTCTTGAAGGACTTATCATCACTGAGGAATGCAATTGGAGCACAAAATATGGACCCTGTGACAAAAAAATGGTTGAGGTTGAACAACGCAGTTATGGTATTTGACAAGAAACACCCTATTCTTTTAGACTTCATTGAGGAATTTGCACAAACATTTGATGGGAATAGATGGGGGCATAATGGTCCATACATGGTTTCAAGAGTTGTGGGGAGAGTTGGAAACACACCAGGGTATGACATTACTATTTTGCCCCCAAAGGCGTTTTATCCTGTGGATTGGAACAAGATTCCGGAGTATTACAAGAAGCCTGAAGATGAAAATGGATCAATTTGGGTGGAGAATAAGGTGAGGGAATTAATGTATGGAGTGGGTACATACACGCTTCATTTGTGGAACAAGAGGACTAGAAAGCTGGATATTGAAGACGGAAGTGTTATGGCGAGATTGTTCACTGATCACTGCGTTGTTTGCTATGGTGTCACCAGGAATTAA
- the LOC107484865 gene encoding uncharacterized protein LOC107484865 has product MGADQKISQNINDHAGLQNRVTKSIVIFYVFIVATMFFINSDIDIISSSPALSSFGFIMQKQTHQGEKSGVNLQLSIEKNNEEEEEENLIPPQNVTKEERMAWFRKNLPKFEILKSSYNPSSASFHLRVLSFLTQNCSTFFFAIWLSPAKNFSKREFITFDTLFKVHPQGCLLILSRSMESKRGYRILKPLLDRGFKVQAITPDLPFLVKNTPAQSWLEGIKNGNRDPGSIPISQNLSNLMRLAMLYKYGGVYLDTDLIFVKDMSELRNAIGAQFVDLETKQWLRLNSAIMIFDMKHPILLDLLEEFASSFDGNKWGHNGPYLVTKVVGRVVEGKLGYNLTVLPPSAFYPVDWNKIKDYYKKPTTDSGITWVDNRFVELIYGGKTYALHLWNKKTRDLAIEEGSVMEKLFTDYCLTCSNFTRT; this is encoded by the exons ATGGGTGCTGATCAGAAAATctctcagaatatcaatgatCACGCCGGGCTACAAAACCGCGTTACAAAATCAATTGTTATCTTCTATGTCTTTATTGTTGCCACTATGTTCTTCATCAATTCTGATATAGATATCATTTCTAGTTCTCCAGCACTCTCATCATTTGGATTCATAATGCAAAAACAAACTCATCAAGGTGAAAAGAGTGGTGTGAATCTTCAGCTTtccatagaaaaaaataatgaagaagaagaagaagagaatctaATTCCACCACAAAATGttacaaaagaagaaagaatggcgTGGTTCAGGAAAAACTTACCTAAATTTGAGATACTCAAATCAAGCTATAACCCATCTTCAGCTTCATTTCATTTAAGGGTCCTCAGCTTCCTCACTCAAAATTGCTCAACATTTTTCTTCGCCATATGGCTGTCGCCGGCGAAGAATTTTAGCAAAAGGGAGTTCATAACGTTCGACACACTTTTCAAGGTCCACCCTCAAGGATGCTTGCTGATCCTATCAAGATCCATGGAGTCGAAACGAGGTTACCGGATCCTGAAACCGCTCCTAGACCGCGGCTTTAAAGTTCAA GCAATTACTCCGGATTTGCCATTCTTGGTCAAGAATACCCCAGCTCAATCTTGGCTTGAAGGGATCAAGAATGGCAACAGGGACCCTGGATCAATCCCAATATCTCAGAACCTCTCAAATTTGATGAGGCTAGCAATGCTATACAAGTATGGTGGTGTGTATTTGGACACAGATTTGATCTTTGTGAAGGATATGTCAGAATTGAGAAATGCAATTGGAGCACAATTTGTTGATCTAGAGACAAAACAATGGTTGAGGCTAAACTCAGCAATTATGATATTTGACATGAAACATCCAATTCTACTTGATTTACTAGAAGAATTTGCATCAAGTTTTGATGGTAATAAATGGGGTCACAATGGTCCTTATTTGGTTACTAAGGTTGTGGGGAGAGTAGTTGAAGGTAAACTAGGGTACAATTTAACTGTTTTGCCACCTAGTGCATTTTACCCTGTGGATTGGAACAAGATTAAGGACTATTACAAGAAGCCTACAACTGATTCTGGAATAACTTGGGTGGATAATAGGTTTGTGGAATTGATTTATGGAGGGAAGACTTATGCACTTCATTTGTGGAACAAGAAGACCAGAGATCTTGCGATTGAAGAGGGAAGCGTCATGGAAAAATTGTTCACTGATTATTGCCTTACTTGCTCCAATTTTACTAGGACTTAG